Genomic segment of Bacillota bacterium:
AACTAATTTATACTCCTCGGTAGCTCAATGGCAGAGCATTCGGCTGTTAACCGAAGGGTTGCTGGTTCGAGTCCAGCCCGGGGAGCCATATCTTAACAGCACTGAAGTCAGCTTCGGTGCTGTTTTTCATATTCATTATAGGAATTATTTGCCAGCTGTCGAATTGACGAGTATTGGAGGGGATGCCGATGTGGAAGAGGATGGTTATAGCTGCTGCTGTGGTTATTTTTCTGTGCAGCACCGCTTATTCTGCCGATAACATTATCTTAAGTATCGACGGAACTGATCTGGATCTTGATTTCCCTTCAATTCTCAATGAGCTTCCTTCTGTAACTTATCGCTATTATACTGTTAAACCTAGATTAGCAGAGTTTGAGATCGGTGGAATGGTAGTTGGTTTTAATTTCTTGCTGCTGGATGAAGCTTATTATGAACTTTTCCATGGAATAAATCCATTTCCTCAAGAGTTTTGGACTGCAGTTTCAGTGCTGGGCGATGCCAGACTGCATTTAGCTGTGAGCTTACTGCTAGTTTTAAATGGGAGTGAACTTGGTTCCGATTTATTCCATGTGATAGGTTATAATGGTGTCAATACAGCAGTGGTTAAAGCTCTTTCCGGAATGGCCAGACCATATTTGAATGAAGGCGCTGCCTTTTATGGGCCTAAATTTGCCAGCGATTATGCTGCTATGCCATCTGGACATACTTCATCATCAACAGCAGCAGCAGTAGTTTTATCGGAATATTATCCTGAGCTCAAGGGTTTATGGTATGCTGCAGCCGGTATGATTGGATTGTCCCGTATTTTTCTGGAACAGCACTGGCCCAGTAATGTTGCATTTGGAGCGGCACTTGGACATGCAAGCGCACGCCACTATTTAGAATTGGAGAGATAGTGTCATGATTGATTACCACATGCATTTAGAAAACGGACCTTTAACATTAGAGTGGCTGGAGCGTTTCTGGCAGATCGCAGAGAAACGGGGCATTACAGAAATCGGTATCACCGAGCACTGCCACAAATTCCGCGAGTTTTATCCGATGTTTAAGCACTTAACACGGGGCGA
This window contains:
- a CDS encoding phosphatase PAP2 family protein, translating into MWKRMVIAAAVVIFLCSTAYSADNIILSIDGTDLDLDFPSILNELPSVTYRYYTVKPRLAEFEIGGMVVGFNFLLLDEAYYELFHGINPFPQEFWTAVSVLGDARLHLAVSLLLVLNGSELGSDLFHVIGYNGVNTAVVKALSGMARPYLNEGAAFYGPKFASDYAAMPSGHTSSSTAAAVVLSEYYPELKGLWYAAAGMIGLSRIFLEQHWPSNVAFGAALGHASARHYLELER